A genomic segment from Conger conger chromosome 2, fConCon1.1, whole genome shotgun sequence encodes:
- the tmem94 gene encoding transmembrane protein 94 isoform X2 has protein sequence MDLQDKKREEVVPLGLSSGQALGTLRDQLTSLLEQHQKHGRRRPALQELWAKSFLHHNNRHSCFHWPGAALTLLVVLGLLCCHGSQPHGSHGIELVNAGALFLLLLLNLFLIERQECLKKSEMVRRLKSIISQLNGTLEGCAGEPLRWSPSLYPDLYTPSSPSWSLHWTYRDEKLVNLPVSLLVEGDIIALRPGQESFVSLRGIKDDEHIVLEPGDLFPPFSPPPSPRGNEKRSPQSPQQFRLFRVVRTPVLDSIRNSLDLALSRPITALDNERFTVQSVMAKFACPAVLVAFFTTNALRFFLDAPSLTPGSFNFIQLQMMGVVPILPLLFPVMWVLANAYGEARVLAESSRTSPTGLLAKFSEDTLSSYTEVVSSQVLCCVDKQGVLSWPNPSPETVLFFSGRVEMPHDSQDDLRDDLSMGSFCRMEGDEDRDEVPEVEALLSMPAMESSVLTGHEQEPSETSHDTARSGEALRPRRPAPAPRTKHPSGSNVSFSHDTEGGEDDPLQPCGMEGGCCEAEDFVCDYHLEMLSLSQDQQNPVSIQFDDSGWQGHLPSLKPLGLNILLNLCNADVTQQLCRFSDHLSNLALQESHGAVLPVHVPWGLCELSRLIGFTPGARELFNQENHLTLYQLPSGEKSKESVPRRPQNFTKRQPPISHLISLLVRDSTTNNVQMLSHGSADLLLEACTDFWDGADIYPLSGSDRKKVLDFYQRACLSGYCSAFAYKPMQVSLSPQLNGKCVELAAGPTLFSGVELPSTTPIKHSSRRNSWSSDEGIGEVMEKEDCVQALSGQIFMGMVSSQFQARLDTVRLIDALVNACIRFVYFSMEDELRSKVFAEKMGLETGWNCHISLTPNGDSHCDGAPSSPSHAGSLHDDLHQDSRDEAEGPLLLEEEGHSDLASFQPTDSDVPSFLEDCNRAKLPRGIHQVRPHLKNIDNVPLLVPLFTDCTPETMCEMMKIMQENREVTCCLGSSANFRNSCLFLQSDLSIALDPLYPSRCSWETFGYATNSGMNGDEEGLSPLGLSGQLNSLACSVTFHQGESVSMVKLIEQARHTTYGIRKCFLFLLQCQLTLVIIQFVACLAQLPPPMNITDILWLSCFCYPLLSVSFLGKPPDSSVMSVATGKNLDAIPRKTQQYFLGCFLLKFSLTMCAYLLGFGFTLHKVCSLAASSALVRPDNSNFTCAHILTVSSDPGAPQWFSDLANGLLLSQKVMAGFLALHTVVISLSYVHRSQPFWRKSPFSNTWWCLTVPVVLLGQVVQATVDFQLWQDRSGNNVPFGLSDIPMLVWLLVSLSPLLVVLVNEAVKLHEIRVRVRYQKRQKLQFETKLGMNSPF, from the exons GAGGAGGTTGTTCCTCTGGGGCTGTCCAGCGGTCAGGCCCTGGGGACCCTGAGGGACCAGCTGACCTCCTTACTGGAGCAGCACCAGAAGCACGGGCGACGCCGGCCTGCTCTACAG GAGCTGTGGGCTAAAAGCTTTCTTCACCATAACAACCGGCACTCCTGTTTTCATTGGCCCGGAGCTGCTCTCACTCTGCTGGTTGTGCTTGGCCTGctgtgttgccatggcagccaACCGCATGGCAG CCATGGGATTGAGCTGGTGAATGCTGGAGCCCTCTTCCTCCTGTTGCTGCTCAATCTCTTCCTCATCGAGCGCCAGGAGTGTCTGAAAAAGAGTGAGATGGTGCGGCGGCTGAAGTCCATCATCTCCCAGCTGAACg GCACTCTGGAAGGCTGTGCCGGGGAGCCCCTCAGGTGGTCCCCCTCGCTGTACCCAGACCTGTACACCCCCTCGTCCCCGTCCTGGTCCCTGCACTGGACGTACCGCGACGAGAAGCTGGTCAACCTGCCCGTCAGCCTGCTGGTGGAGGGCGACATCATTGCACTAAGGCCGGGACAGGAGTCCTTCGTCTCCCTCCGCGGCATCAAG GATGATGAGCACATAGTCCTGGAACCTGGGGACCTTTTccctcccttctcccctccGCCCTCCCCTCGAGGGAACGAGAAGCGCTCCCCCCAGAGCCCGCAGCAGTTCCGTCTCTTCAGGGTGGTTCGAACCCCTGTGCTCGACTCCATTAG GAACAGCCTGGATCTGGCACTGTCCCGTCCTATCACTGCGCTGGACAACGAGAGGTTCACGGTGCAGTCAGTCATGGCCAAATTCGCCTGCCCTGCCGTGCTG GTGGCGTTCTTCACTACCAATGCACTGCGTTTCTTCTTGGATGCCCCTAGCCTCACACCCGGCAGCTTCAACTTCATTCAGCTCCAG ATGATGGGAGTCGTCCCCATCCTGCCCCTGCTCTTTCCCGTGATGTGGGTGCTGGCCAACGCCTACGGAGAGGCCCGAGTCCTGGCCGAATCCAGCCGCACCTCCCCCACGGGCCTG CTCGCTAAGTTCTCTGAGGATACTCTAAGCAGCTACACGGAAGTGGTGTCTTCTCAG gtgctgtgctgtgtggacAAGCAGGGTGTGCTCTCCTGGCCGAACCCCAGTCCCGAGACCGTGCTGTTCTTCAGCGGGCGTGTGGAGATGCCCCACGACAGCCAGGACGACCTGCGGGACGACCTCTCCATGGGCTCCTTCTGCCGCATGGAGGGGGACGAGGACAGAGATGAG GTGCCGGAAGTGGAAGCTCTGTTGTCCATGCCTGCGATGGAGTCATCCGTTCTCACTGGGCACGAGCAGGAGCCCAGCGAGACCTCCCACGACACGGCCCGCTCAGGCGAAGCCCTGCGCCCCCGCCggcctgcccccgccccccgcacCAAGCACCCCTCAGGCTCCAACGTCAGCTTCAGCCATGACACCGAGGGGGGCGAGGACGACCCCTTGCAG CCTTGTGGGATGGAGGGTGGTTGCTGTGAGGCGGAGGACTTTGTGTGCGACTACCACCTGGAGATGCTGAGCCTGTCCCAGGACCAGCAGAACCCGGTCAGCATCCAGTTTGACGACTCGGGCTGGCAGGGGCACCTGCCTTCCCTCAAGCCCCTGGGCCTGAACATCCTGCTGAACCTGTGCAACGCCGACGTGACACAGCAGCTGTGCCGCTTCTCCGACCACCTGTCCAACCTGGCGCTGCAGGAGAGCCACGGGGCCGTGTTGCCCGTCCACGTGCCCTGGGGGCTCTGCGAGCTGTCCCGGCTGATCG GCTTTACTCCTGGGGCGCGAGAGCTCTTCAACCAGGAGAACCACCTTACGCTGTACCAGTTGCCGTCGGGCGAGAAGTCCAAGGAGTCTGTCCCGCGCCGCCCACAAAACTTCACCAAACGGCAGCCTCCCATCAGCCACCTCATCAGCCTGCTTGTGCGCGACAGCACCACCA ACAATGTACAGATGCTCTCCCACGGCTCTGCTGACCTCTTACTGGAAGCCTGCACTGACTTCTGGGATGGTGCCGATATCTACCCACTATCCGGCTCTGACAG GAAGAAGGTTCTGGACTTCTACCAGCGAGCCTGTTTGTCAGGGTACTGCTCTGCCTTCGCCTACAAGCCGATGCAAGTCTCGCTGTCGCCACAGCTGAACGGGAAGTGCGTGGAGTTGGCCGCCGGCCCCACCCTCTTTTCCGGTGTGGAGCTGCCCAGCACCACACCCATCAAGCACAGCAGCAGGAGGAACAGCTGGAGCTCAGACG AGGGCATCGGGGAGGTGATGGAGAAGGAGGACTGTGTCCAGGCCCTGAGCGGCCAGATCTTCATGGGCATGGTGTCCTCGCAGTTCCAGGCCCGCCTGGACACGGTGAGGCTGATCGACGCCCTAGTCAACGCCTGCATCCGCTTCGTCTACTTCTCCATGGAGGACGAGCTTCGCAGCAAG GTGTTTGCGGAAAAGATGGGCTTGGAGACGGGGTGGAACTGCCACATCTCTCTGACGCCCAACGGCGACAGTCACTGCGACGgcgccccctccagccccagCCATGCTGGCTCCCTGCACGATGACCTGCACCAGG ACTCTCGGGACGAGGCAGAGGGGCCCctgctgctggaggaggagggtcaCTCGGACCTCGCCAGCTTCCAGCCCACGGACAGCGACGTGCCCAGCTTCCTGGAGGACTGCAACCGG GCCAAACTGCCTCGTGGGATCCACCAGGTGCGCCCCCACCTGAAGAACATCGACAATGTGCCTCTGCTGGTGCCCCTCTTCACCGACTGTACCCCTGAGA CCATGTGTGAGATGATGAAAATCATGCAGGAGAACAGGGAGGTGACCTGCTGCCTGGGGAGCTCAGCCAACTTCCGCAACAGCTGCCTCTTCCTGCAGAGTGACCTCAG CATCGCGCTGGACCCTCTGTACCCGTCACGGTGCTCCTGGGAGACGTTTGGCTACGCCACGAACAGCGGGATGAACGGCGATGAGGAGGGTCTGTCGCCGCTAGGACTCTCTGGCCAGCTCAACAGCCTTGCCTGTTCCGTCACCTTCCACCAGGGGGAGAGCGTGAGCATGGTCAAGCTCATCGAGCAG GCGCGGCATACCACTTACGGCATCCGAAAGTgcttcctcttcctgctgcAGTGTCAGCTGACACTTGTCATCATTCAG TTTGTGGCGTGTCTGGCTCAGCTGCCTCCTCCCATGAACATCACTGATATCCTGTGGCTCTCCTGCTTCTGCTACCCACTGCTCAG CGTGTCCTTCCTGGGGAAGCCTCCGGACAGCTCTGTGATGTCTGTCGCAACGGGCAAGAACCTGGATGCCATCCCCAGAAAA ACCCAGCAGTACTTCCTGGGATGCTTCCTGCTGAAGTTCAGTCTGACAATGTGTGCGTACCTGCTGGGGTTTGGCTTCACGCTGCATAAGGTCTGCTCCCTGGCTGCCAGCAGCGCCCTCGTCAGGCCTGACAACAGCAACTTCACCTGTGCCCACATCCTCACCGTCAG CTCGGATCCCGGTGCCCCACAGTGGTTTAGTGACCTCGCAAATGGCCTGCTGCTCTCTCAGAAGGTGATGGCGGGATTCCTGGCACTCCACACAG TGGTGATCTCTCTCAGCTATGTGCATCGCTCCCAGCCATTTTGGAGAAAGAGCCCCTTCAGTAACACCTGGTGGTGCCTGACAGTGCCTGTGGT GTTGCTGGGACAGGTGGTACAGGCAACTGTAGACTTTCAACTGTGGCAAGATAGAAGCGGTAACAATGTACCATTTGGCCTGAGCGACATCCCTATGCTGGTGTGGCTGCTGGTGTCACTTTCACCATTACTGGTGGTATTGGTCAACGAGGCTGTTAAACTGCATGAAATCAG GGTGCGAGTGCGTTACCAGAAGAGGCAGAAGTTACAGTTTGAGACCAAACTGGGCATGAACTCCCCGTTCTGA
- the tmem94 gene encoding transmembrane protein 94 isoform X1 translates to MDLQDKKREEVVPLGLSSGQALGTLRDQLTSLLEQHQKHGRRRPALQELWAKSFLHHNNRHSCFHWPGAALTLLVVLGLLCCHGSQPHGSHGIELVNAGALFLLLLLNLFLIERQECLKKSEMVRRLKSIISQLNGTLEGCAGEPLRWSPSLYPDLYTPSSPSWSLHWTYRDEKLVNLPVSLLVEGDIIALRPGQESFVSLRGIKDDEHIVLEPGDLFPPFSPPPSPRGNEKRSPQSPQQFRLFRVVRTPVLDSIRNSLDLALSRPITALDNERFTVQSVMAKFACPAVLVAFFTTNALRFFLDAPSLTPGSFNFIQLQMMGVVPILPLLFPVMWVLANAYGEARVLAESSRTSPTGLLAKFSEDTLSSYTEVVSSQEMLRCVWRQFVSVLRGESQTLCYTSSLLHTLGSVTVLCCVDKQGVLSWPNPSPETVLFFSGRVEMPHDSQDDLRDDLSMGSFCRMEGDEDRDEVPEVEALLSMPAMESSVLTGHEQEPSETSHDTARSGEALRPRRPAPAPRTKHPSGSNVSFSHDTEGGEDDPLQPCGMEGGCCEAEDFVCDYHLEMLSLSQDQQNPVSIQFDDSGWQGHLPSLKPLGLNILLNLCNADVTQQLCRFSDHLSNLALQESHGAVLPVHVPWGLCELSRLIGFTPGARELFNQENHLTLYQLPSGEKSKESVPRRPQNFTKRQPPISHLISLLVRDSTTNNVQMLSHGSADLLLEACTDFWDGADIYPLSGSDRKKVLDFYQRACLSGYCSAFAYKPMQVSLSPQLNGKCVELAAGPTLFSGVELPSTTPIKHSSRRNSWSSDEGIGEVMEKEDCVQALSGQIFMGMVSSQFQARLDTVRLIDALVNACIRFVYFSMEDELRSKVFAEKMGLETGWNCHISLTPNGDSHCDGAPSSPSHAGSLHDDLHQDSRDEAEGPLLLEEEGHSDLASFQPTDSDVPSFLEDCNRAKLPRGIHQVRPHLKNIDNVPLLVPLFTDCTPETMCEMMKIMQENREVTCCLGSSANFRNSCLFLQSDLSIALDPLYPSRCSWETFGYATNSGMNGDEEGLSPLGLSGQLNSLACSVTFHQGESVSMVKLIEQARHTTYGIRKCFLFLLQCQLTLVIIQFVACLAQLPPPMNITDILWLSCFCYPLLSVSFLGKPPDSSVMSVATGKNLDAIPRKTQQYFLGCFLLKFSLTMCAYLLGFGFTLHKVCSLAASSALVRPDNSNFTCAHILTVSSDPGAPQWFSDLANGLLLSQKVMAGFLALHTVVISLSYVHRSQPFWRKSPFSNTWWCLTVPVVLLGQVVQATVDFQLWQDRSGNNVPFGLSDIPMLVWLLVSLSPLLVVLVNEAVKLHEIRVRVRYQKRQKLQFETKLGMNSPF, encoded by the exons GAGGAGGTTGTTCCTCTGGGGCTGTCCAGCGGTCAGGCCCTGGGGACCCTGAGGGACCAGCTGACCTCCTTACTGGAGCAGCACCAGAAGCACGGGCGACGCCGGCCTGCTCTACAG GAGCTGTGGGCTAAAAGCTTTCTTCACCATAACAACCGGCACTCCTGTTTTCATTGGCCCGGAGCTGCTCTCACTCTGCTGGTTGTGCTTGGCCTGctgtgttgccatggcagccaACCGCATGGCAG CCATGGGATTGAGCTGGTGAATGCTGGAGCCCTCTTCCTCCTGTTGCTGCTCAATCTCTTCCTCATCGAGCGCCAGGAGTGTCTGAAAAAGAGTGAGATGGTGCGGCGGCTGAAGTCCATCATCTCCCAGCTGAACg GCACTCTGGAAGGCTGTGCCGGGGAGCCCCTCAGGTGGTCCCCCTCGCTGTACCCAGACCTGTACACCCCCTCGTCCCCGTCCTGGTCCCTGCACTGGACGTACCGCGACGAGAAGCTGGTCAACCTGCCCGTCAGCCTGCTGGTGGAGGGCGACATCATTGCACTAAGGCCGGGACAGGAGTCCTTCGTCTCCCTCCGCGGCATCAAG GATGATGAGCACATAGTCCTGGAACCTGGGGACCTTTTccctcccttctcccctccGCCCTCCCCTCGAGGGAACGAGAAGCGCTCCCCCCAGAGCCCGCAGCAGTTCCGTCTCTTCAGGGTGGTTCGAACCCCTGTGCTCGACTCCATTAG GAACAGCCTGGATCTGGCACTGTCCCGTCCTATCACTGCGCTGGACAACGAGAGGTTCACGGTGCAGTCAGTCATGGCCAAATTCGCCTGCCCTGCCGTGCTG GTGGCGTTCTTCACTACCAATGCACTGCGTTTCTTCTTGGATGCCCCTAGCCTCACACCCGGCAGCTTCAACTTCATTCAGCTCCAG ATGATGGGAGTCGTCCCCATCCTGCCCCTGCTCTTTCCCGTGATGTGGGTGCTGGCCAACGCCTACGGAGAGGCCCGAGTCCTGGCCGAATCCAGCCGCACCTCCCCCACGGGCCTG CTCGCTAAGTTCTCTGAGGATACTCTAAGCAGCTACACGGAAGTGGTGTCTTCTCAG gagATGCTGCGCTGTGTTTGGAGACAGTTTGTCAGCGTTCTGCGAGGAGAGTCGCAGACGCTGTGCTACACGTCCAGCCTGCTCCACACCCTGGGCTCCGTCACT gtgctgtgctgtgtggacAAGCAGGGTGTGCTCTCCTGGCCGAACCCCAGTCCCGAGACCGTGCTGTTCTTCAGCGGGCGTGTGGAGATGCCCCACGACAGCCAGGACGACCTGCGGGACGACCTCTCCATGGGCTCCTTCTGCCGCATGGAGGGGGACGAGGACAGAGATGAG GTGCCGGAAGTGGAAGCTCTGTTGTCCATGCCTGCGATGGAGTCATCCGTTCTCACTGGGCACGAGCAGGAGCCCAGCGAGACCTCCCACGACACGGCCCGCTCAGGCGAAGCCCTGCGCCCCCGCCggcctgcccccgccccccgcacCAAGCACCCCTCAGGCTCCAACGTCAGCTTCAGCCATGACACCGAGGGGGGCGAGGACGACCCCTTGCAG CCTTGTGGGATGGAGGGTGGTTGCTGTGAGGCGGAGGACTTTGTGTGCGACTACCACCTGGAGATGCTGAGCCTGTCCCAGGACCAGCAGAACCCGGTCAGCATCCAGTTTGACGACTCGGGCTGGCAGGGGCACCTGCCTTCCCTCAAGCCCCTGGGCCTGAACATCCTGCTGAACCTGTGCAACGCCGACGTGACACAGCAGCTGTGCCGCTTCTCCGACCACCTGTCCAACCTGGCGCTGCAGGAGAGCCACGGGGCCGTGTTGCCCGTCCACGTGCCCTGGGGGCTCTGCGAGCTGTCCCGGCTGATCG GCTTTACTCCTGGGGCGCGAGAGCTCTTCAACCAGGAGAACCACCTTACGCTGTACCAGTTGCCGTCGGGCGAGAAGTCCAAGGAGTCTGTCCCGCGCCGCCCACAAAACTTCACCAAACGGCAGCCTCCCATCAGCCACCTCATCAGCCTGCTTGTGCGCGACAGCACCACCA ACAATGTACAGATGCTCTCCCACGGCTCTGCTGACCTCTTACTGGAAGCCTGCACTGACTTCTGGGATGGTGCCGATATCTACCCACTATCCGGCTCTGACAG GAAGAAGGTTCTGGACTTCTACCAGCGAGCCTGTTTGTCAGGGTACTGCTCTGCCTTCGCCTACAAGCCGATGCAAGTCTCGCTGTCGCCACAGCTGAACGGGAAGTGCGTGGAGTTGGCCGCCGGCCCCACCCTCTTTTCCGGTGTGGAGCTGCCCAGCACCACACCCATCAAGCACAGCAGCAGGAGGAACAGCTGGAGCTCAGACG AGGGCATCGGGGAGGTGATGGAGAAGGAGGACTGTGTCCAGGCCCTGAGCGGCCAGATCTTCATGGGCATGGTGTCCTCGCAGTTCCAGGCCCGCCTGGACACGGTGAGGCTGATCGACGCCCTAGTCAACGCCTGCATCCGCTTCGTCTACTTCTCCATGGAGGACGAGCTTCGCAGCAAG GTGTTTGCGGAAAAGATGGGCTTGGAGACGGGGTGGAACTGCCACATCTCTCTGACGCCCAACGGCGACAGTCACTGCGACGgcgccccctccagccccagCCATGCTGGCTCCCTGCACGATGACCTGCACCAGG ACTCTCGGGACGAGGCAGAGGGGCCCctgctgctggaggaggagggtcaCTCGGACCTCGCCAGCTTCCAGCCCACGGACAGCGACGTGCCCAGCTTCCTGGAGGACTGCAACCGG GCCAAACTGCCTCGTGGGATCCACCAGGTGCGCCCCCACCTGAAGAACATCGACAATGTGCCTCTGCTGGTGCCCCTCTTCACCGACTGTACCCCTGAGA CCATGTGTGAGATGATGAAAATCATGCAGGAGAACAGGGAGGTGACCTGCTGCCTGGGGAGCTCAGCCAACTTCCGCAACAGCTGCCTCTTCCTGCAGAGTGACCTCAG CATCGCGCTGGACCCTCTGTACCCGTCACGGTGCTCCTGGGAGACGTTTGGCTACGCCACGAACAGCGGGATGAACGGCGATGAGGAGGGTCTGTCGCCGCTAGGACTCTCTGGCCAGCTCAACAGCCTTGCCTGTTCCGTCACCTTCCACCAGGGGGAGAGCGTGAGCATGGTCAAGCTCATCGAGCAG GCGCGGCATACCACTTACGGCATCCGAAAGTgcttcctcttcctgctgcAGTGTCAGCTGACACTTGTCATCATTCAG TTTGTGGCGTGTCTGGCTCAGCTGCCTCCTCCCATGAACATCACTGATATCCTGTGGCTCTCCTGCTTCTGCTACCCACTGCTCAG CGTGTCCTTCCTGGGGAAGCCTCCGGACAGCTCTGTGATGTCTGTCGCAACGGGCAAGAACCTGGATGCCATCCCCAGAAAA ACCCAGCAGTACTTCCTGGGATGCTTCCTGCTGAAGTTCAGTCTGACAATGTGTGCGTACCTGCTGGGGTTTGGCTTCACGCTGCATAAGGTCTGCTCCCTGGCTGCCAGCAGCGCCCTCGTCAGGCCTGACAACAGCAACTTCACCTGTGCCCACATCCTCACCGTCAG CTCGGATCCCGGTGCCCCACAGTGGTTTAGTGACCTCGCAAATGGCCTGCTGCTCTCTCAGAAGGTGATGGCGGGATTCCTGGCACTCCACACAG TGGTGATCTCTCTCAGCTATGTGCATCGCTCCCAGCCATTTTGGAGAAAGAGCCCCTTCAGTAACACCTGGTGGTGCCTGACAGTGCCTGTGGT GTTGCTGGGACAGGTGGTACAGGCAACTGTAGACTTTCAACTGTGGCAAGATAGAAGCGGTAACAATGTACCATTTGGCCTGAGCGACATCCCTATGCTGGTGTGGCTGCTGGTGTCACTTTCACCATTACTGGTGGTATTGGTCAACGAGGCTGTTAAACTGCATGAAATCAG GGTGCGAGTGCGTTACCAGAAGAGGCAGAAGTTACAGTTTGAGACCAAACTGGGCATGAACTCCCCGTTCTGA